One genomic region from Leifsonia sp. Root1293 encodes:
- a CDS encoding glucose-6-phosphate isomerase, which yields MSFRISVSGAAADAVRTHVPTLVKDLVASGITGFDAALWGPDAESEAAKRLGWTESVAVSRPLVEEINALRDELHAAGVRHIALAGMGGSSLAPEVITNTARVDLTVLDSTEPGQVLSALGDRLAETALVVSSKSGSTTETDSQRRAFEQAFTAAGIDPLTRIIVVTDPGSPLDKNARETGYRVFNADPNVGGRYSALTAFGLVPSGLSGVDIGELLDEAETISLSLAIDDESNPGLILGAAIAGTSPLRDKLGIITDGTHIVGFGDWAEQLIAESTGKLGKGILPVVLEKDAPELKDELADLQLVRLVDDAGDDVFVDGADEIRVSGTLGAQFLVWEYATAVAGRLLGINPFDQPDVESAKIATRALLDSRPAPEPAAFVTGGIEVRGTPDVIGASSDLVSAIEVLLEEVGDDGYIAIQAYVDRLALPQLTELRAILAERSGRPVTFGWGPRFLHSTGQFHKGGPAVGVFLQITQNPVVDLEIPGIPFTFGELIQAQAIGDASVLADHGRPVLRLNLTNAAADTAALFDAIR from the coding sequence ATGAGCTTCCGCATCTCGGTGAGCGGAGCCGCAGCCGACGCCGTGCGCACGCACGTGCCCACCCTCGTGAAGGATCTCGTCGCCTCCGGCATCACCGGCTTCGACGCCGCTCTCTGGGGACCGGATGCGGAGTCCGAGGCCGCTAAGCGCCTCGGCTGGACCGAGTCGGTCGCCGTCTCACGTCCGCTCGTCGAGGAGATCAACGCCCTGCGCGATGAGCTCCACGCCGCTGGCGTGCGCCACATCGCCCTCGCCGGCATGGGCGGGTCGTCCTTGGCCCCCGAGGTCATCACCAACACGGCTCGCGTCGACCTCACGGTGCTCGATTCGACCGAACCCGGCCAGGTGCTCAGCGCCCTGGGCGACCGCCTGGCCGAGACGGCCCTCGTGGTGTCGTCGAAGTCGGGATCGACGACGGAGACCGACAGCCAGCGCCGCGCCTTCGAGCAGGCGTTCACGGCAGCGGGCATCGACCCGCTCACGCGCATCATCGTGGTGACCGACCCCGGTTCCCCGCTCGACAAGAACGCTCGCGAGACCGGCTACCGCGTCTTCAACGCGGATCCGAACGTCGGCGGGCGCTACTCGGCGCTCACGGCGTTCGGCCTGGTGCCGAGCGGCCTGTCCGGTGTCGACATCGGCGAGCTCCTCGACGAGGCCGAGACCATCTCCTTGAGCCTCGCGATCGACGACGAGTCGAACCCGGGTCTCATCCTCGGCGCAGCCATCGCCGGCACCTCTCCCCTGCGCGACAAGCTCGGCATCATCACGGATGGCACCCACATCGTCGGCTTCGGCGACTGGGCCGAGCAGCTCATCGCCGAATCGACGGGCAAGCTCGGGAAGGGCATCCTGCCCGTCGTGCTCGAGAAGGACGCCCCCGAGCTGAAGGACGAACTCGCCGACCTGCAGTTGGTGCGCCTGGTGGACGACGCCGGTGACGACGTGTTCGTCGACGGCGCCGACGAGATCCGCGTGAGCGGAACCTTGGGCGCGCAGTTCCTGGTCTGGGAGTACGCGACGGCCGTCGCGGGCCGCCTGCTCGGGATCAACCCGTTCGACCAGCCCGACGTCGAGTCGGCCAAGATCGCCACCCGTGCGCTGCTGGACTCGCGTCCGGCTCCGGAGCCCGCCGCGTTCGTGACCGGCGGCATCGAGGTGCGCGGCACGCCCGACGTCATCGGCGCATCGAGCGACCTGGTGTCCGCCATCGAGGTGCTGCTCGAGGAGGTCGGCGACGACGGCTACATCGCCATCCAGGCATATGTCGACCGTCTGGCCCTGCCGCAGCTCACCGAGCTCCGCGCGATCCTGGCTGAGCGCTCCGGCCGTCCGGTGACCTTCGGATGGGGACCGCGCTTCCTGCACTCGACCGGCCAGTTCCACAAGGGCGGCCCGGCCGTCGGCGTGTTCCTGCAGATCACGCAGAACCCCGTCGTGGATCTCGAGATCCCCGGCATCCCGTTCACGTTCGGCGAGCTCATCCAGGCCCAGGCCATCGGCGACGCCAGCGTGCTGGCCGACCACGGCCGGCCCGTGCTGCGCCTGAACCTGACGAACGCCGCCGCGGACACCGCAGCGCTGTTCGACGCGATCCGCTAG
- the tal gene encoding transaldolase, translating to MTGTTPLAELSAAGVSIWLDDLSRERITSGGLKKLIDEKNVVGVTTNPTIFAGALANGHAYEAQVAELAARGATVDEAVFEITTDDVANASDIFRPVYDATDGVDGRVSIEVEPGFAHDAAKTIEQAKQLWAKVDRPNAMIKIPATVEGLEAITEVIGSGISVNVTLIFSLERHQAVIAAYIAGLEKAQAAGIDLSTIESVASFFVSRVDTEIDKRLTAIGTDEALALKSKAGVANAQLAYEVFKDEFATDRAQALLRAGANVQRPLWASTGVKDPSLPDTLYVTNLVAQGVVNTMPEKTMEATFDHGVIEGDTVSGSYDAARDVLDQLEALGVSYDEVTALLEKEGVEKFIVSWGELLETVKTALEAAK from the coding sequence ATGACCGGAACCACACCCCTCGCCGAGCTCTCAGCAGCCGGCGTCAGCATCTGGCTCGACGACCTCTCGCGTGAGCGCATCACGTCGGGCGGCCTCAAGAAGCTCATCGACGAGAAGAACGTCGTGGGCGTCACCACCAACCCGACGATCTTCGCCGGCGCTCTCGCCAACGGCCACGCCTACGAGGCGCAGGTCGCCGAGCTGGCCGCTCGAGGCGCGACGGTCGACGAAGCCGTCTTCGAGATCACGACGGATGACGTGGCCAACGCCTCGGACATCTTCCGGCCCGTCTACGACGCCACCGACGGCGTCGACGGCCGGGTGTCGATCGAGGTCGAGCCCGGCTTCGCGCACGACGCCGCCAAGACCATCGAGCAGGCGAAGCAGCTCTGGGCCAAGGTCGACCGGCCCAACGCGATGATCAAGATCCCGGCGACGGTCGAGGGCCTCGAGGCCATCACCGAGGTCATCGGGTCCGGGATCAGCGTCAACGTCACGCTGATCTTCAGCCTCGAGCGTCACCAGGCTGTCATCGCCGCCTACATCGCCGGTCTCGAGAAGGCCCAGGCAGCCGGCATCGACCTCTCGACGATCGAGTCGGTCGCCTCCTTCTTCGTGTCGCGCGTCGACACCGAGATCGACAAGCGGCTCACCGCCATCGGCACCGACGAGGCCCTCGCGCTGAAGAGCAAGGCCGGCGTCGCGAACGCGCAGCTGGCGTACGAGGTCTTCAAGGACGAGTTCGCCACCGACCGCGCTCAGGCCCTCCTCCGGGCGGGCGCGAACGTGCAGCGTCCGCTCTGGGCCTCGACCGGCGTCAAGGACCCGTCGCTGCCCGACACCCTCTACGTGACGAACCTCGTTGCTCAGGGTGTCGTCAACACGATGCCCGAGAAGACGATGGAGGCCACGTTCGACCACGGCGTCATCGAGGGTGACACCGTGAGCGGCTCGTACGATGCGGCACGCGATGTCCTCGACCAGCTCGAAGCCCTCGGCGTCTCCTACGACGAGGTGACCGCCCTGCTCGAGAAGGAGGGCGTCGAAAAGTTCATCGTCTCGTGGGGCGAGCTGCTCGAAACCGTCAAGACCGCGCTCGAGGCAGCGAAATGA
- the tkt gene encoding transketolase: protein MPALQWEPIDDKAVDTARILAADAVEKVGNGHPGTAMSLAPAAYLLFQKVMRRDPSDNEWIGRDRFILSAGHSSLTQYVQLYFGGYGLELDDLKALRTWGSLTPGHPEYGHTDGVEITTGPLGQGLSSAVGFAYAQRFERGLFDPDAAAGTSPFDHNIFVIAGDGDLQEGITSEASSLAGHQELGSLVVIYDSNQISIEDDTNIAFTEDVAARYEAYHWHVQTVDWKKTGEYVEDVAELHRAIEAAKAETDKPSLIILKTIIGWPSPKKQNSGKIHGSALGAEELAAVKEVLGFDPEKNFDVAPEVIEHTRLALERGAAEHAEWQVSFDAWAEANPERKKLLDRVLTGELPDGVEDVLPVFEPGVEVSTRAASGKVINAIAGVVPELWGGSADLAESNLTTITSAASFVPSEHSTHEWTGNEYGRVLHFGIREHAMGAILNGIVLHGNTRPFGGTFLIFSDYMRPAVRLAALMKAPAIYVWTHDSVALGEDGPTHQPVEQLSTLRAIPGLDVVRPGDANEVSYAWLEILKRRQGPAGIALTRQNIAVFERGDGEASGDVFASAKNTAKGAYVLAEAPNGTPDVILIATGSEVQLAVQAREALRADGINARVVSAPSIEWFEEQSAEYRESVLPASVTARVSVEAGISMSWDKYVGDRGRSISIEHFGASADWKTLFREFGITAEAVVAAAKESLASA, encoded by the coding sequence GTGCCAGCTCTGCAATGGGAACCCATCGACGACAAGGCCGTCGACACCGCGCGAATCCTCGCAGCGGACGCGGTCGAGAAGGTGGGCAACGGCCACCCCGGGACGGCCATGAGCCTCGCTCCCGCGGCCTACCTGCTCTTCCAGAAGGTCATGCGCCGTGATCCGTCCGACAACGAGTGGATCGGTCGCGACCGGTTCATCCTCTCGGCCGGCCACAGCTCGCTGACACAGTACGTGCAGCTCTACTTCGGCGGCTACGGCCTCGAGCTCGACGACCTCAAGGCGCTCCGCACCTGGGGCTCGCTCACCCCCGGCCACCCCGAGTACGGCCACACCGACGGTGTCGAGATCACGACGGGTCCGCTCGGTCAGGGACTCTCCTCCGCCGTCGGCTTCGCCTACGCCCAGCGCTTCGAGCGCGGTCTCTTCGACCCGGATGCCGCTGCGGGAACCAGCCCGTTCGACCACAACATCTTCGTCATCGCCGGAGACGGCGACCTCCAGGAGGGCATCACCAGCGAGGCGTCATCGCTCGCCGGCCACCAGGAGCTCGGCAGCCTCGTCGTGATCTACGACAGCAACCAGATCTCCATCGAGGACGACACCAACATCGCCTTCACCGAGGACGTCGCAGCCCGCTACGAGGCCTATCACTGGCACGTGCAGACCGTCGACTGGAAGAAGACCGGCGAGTACGTCGAGGACGTCGCGGAGCTGCACCGCGCGATCGAGGCCGCCAAGGCCGAGACCGACAAGCCGTCGCTCATCATCCTGAAGACCATCATCGGATGGCCGAGCCCGAAGAAGCAGAACAGCGGCAAGATCCACGGATCCGCCCTGGGCGCCGAGGAACTGGCCGCCGTCAAGGAGGTCCTCGGCTTCGACCCCGAGAAGAACTTCGACGTCGCCCCCGAGGTCATCGAGCACACCCGTCTCGCTCTCGAGCGCGGTGCAGCCGAGCACGCGGAGTGGCAGGTGTCCTTCGATGCCTGGGCCGAGGCGAACCCCGAGCGCAAGAAGCTCCTCGATCGCGTACTGACGGGCGAGCTGCCCGACGGCGTCGAGGACGTCCTGCCCGTGTTCGAGCCCGGTGTCGAGGTCTCGACCCGTGCAGCATCGGGCAAGGTCATCAACGCGATCGCGGGTGTCGTTCCCGAGCTCTGGGGCGGATCCGCCGACCTGGCCGAGTCCAACCTCACCACGATCACCAGCGCGGCGTCGTTCGTGCCGAGCGAGCACTCCACCCACGAGTGGACGGGCAACGAGTACGGCCGCGTGCTGCACTTCGGCATCCGCGAGCACGCCATGGGCGCCATCCTGAACGGCATCGTGCTGCACGGGAACACCCGCCCCTTCGGCGGCACCTTCCTCATCTTCAGCGACTACATGCGACCGGCCGTCCGCCTCGCCGCGCTCATGAAGGCTCCGGCCATCTACGTGTGGACGCACGACTCGGTCGCCCTCGGCGAGGACGGCCCGACCCATCAGCCGGTCGAGCAGCTCTCGACGCTCCGCGCCATCCCGGGGCTCGACGTGGTGCGCCCCGGCGACGCCAACGAGGTGTCCTACGCCTGGCTCGAGATCCTCAAGCGTCGCCAGGGCCCTGCCGGCATCGCGCTGACCCGCCAGAACATCGCGGTGTTCGAGCGCGGCGACGGCGAGGCATCCGGAGACGTCTTCGCCTCGGCGAAGAACACGGCCAAGGGCGCATACGTGCTGGCCGAGGCCCCGAACGGCACCCCCGACGTGATCCTCATCGCCACCGGCTCCGAGGTGCAGCTCGCCGTCCAGGCACGCGAGGCGCTCAGGGCCGACGGCATCAACGCCCGAGTCGTGTCGGCGCCCAGCATCGAGTGGTTCGAGGAGCAGTCGGCCGAGTACCGCGAGTCGGTGCTCCCGGCATCCGTCACGGCCCGTGTCTCGGTCGAGGCTGGAATCTCGATGAGCTGGGACAAGTACGTGGGAGACCGCGGCCGCAGCATCTCGATCGAGCACTTCGGTGCCTCGGCCGACTGGAAGACGCTGTTCCGCGAATTCGGCATCACGGCTGAAGCCGTCGTCGCCGCAGCCAAGGAGTCGCTCGCATCCGCGTGA